One window from the genome of Pseudonocardia hierapolitana encodes:
- the sigE gene encoding RNA polymerase sigma factor SigE, whose amino-acid sequence MSEGSATLPSSTLLPGEEAGWTPPSWDDVVREHADRVYRLAYRLTGNPHDAEDLTQETFVRVFRSLASYKPGTFEGWLHRITTNLFLDMVRRRSRIRMEALPEDTDRLPGTGPQPEQVFSDTHLDPQLQAALDELQPEFRAAVVLCDVEGLSYEEIGATLGVKLGTVRSRIHRGRAALRSALERRRAADVRGAELEEVHG is encoded by the coding sequence ATGAGCGAAGGCTCAGCCACGCTGCCGAGCAGCACGCTGCTGCCCGGTGAGGAGGCCGGCTGGACTCCGCCGAGCTGGGACGACGTGGTGCGCGAGCATGCGGACCGGGTCTACCGCCTCGCCTACCGGCTCACCGGCAACCCGCACGACGCCGAGGACCTCACCCAGGAGACGTTCGTCCGGGTGTTCCGGTCCCTCGCGTCGTACAAGCCGGGCACGTTCGAGGGATGGCTGCACCGCATCACCACGAACCTGTTCCTGGACATGGTGCGTCGCCGCTCCCGCATCCGCATGGAGGCGCTCCCCGAGGACACCGACCGGCTCCCGGGTACCGGCCCGCAGCCCGAGCAGGTGTTCTCCGACACCCACCTCGACCCGCAGCTGCAGGCCGCGCTCGACGAGCTGCAGCCGGAGTTCCGCGCCGCGGTCGTGCTGTGTGATGTAGAGGGGCTGTCCTACGAGGAGATCGGCGCCACGCTCGGCGTGAAGCTGGGTACGGTGAGGAGCAGGATCCACCGCGGCCGTGCCGCCCTGCGCAGCGCGCTCGAGCGCCGCCGGGCAGCCGACGTCCGCGGGGCGGAGCTGGAGGAGGTACACGGGTGA
- a CDS encoding O-methyltransferase codes for MWVPDAATDLWALRDHVESYLAEDDVLVSARADAARSGCVPIGPDAGAGLRFLAASIGARAVVEIGTGTGVSGLWLLRGMVPGGTLTSIDIDPEHQRAARGVFLAAGYGPASLRLINGMALEVLPRLTDAGYDLVFVDAGPADYPRYLDEAVRLLRDGGIVVFAGALGAGVVDPDASDASTAGLREVGRMVRDDDRLVPVLLPLGDGLLAALKPAL; via the coding sequence ATGTGGGTGCCGGACGCCGCCACCGATCTGTGGGCGCTGCGCGACCACGTCGAATCCTATCTCGCCGAGGACGACGTGCTTGTTTCCGCGCGGGCCGACGCCGCACGGTCCGGCTGCGTACCCATCGGGCCCGATGCGGGCGCCGGCCTGCGGTTCCTCGCCGCCTCGATCGGCGCGCGCGCCGTGGTCGAGATCGGCACCGGCACGGGCGTGAGCGGGCTGTGGCTGCTGCGCGGCATGGTGCCCGGCGGCACGCTCACCTCGATCGACATCGACCCCGAGCACCAACGCGCCGCCCGCGGTGTGTTCCTCGCCGCAGGTTACGGGCCTGCGAGCCTGAGGCTGATCAACGGGATGGCGCTCGAGGTGCTGCCCCGGCTCACCGACGCCGGGTACGACCTGGTGTTCGTCGACGCCGGGCCTGCCGACTACCCGCGCTACCTCGACGAGGCGGTGCGACTGCTGCGCGACGGCGGGATCGTGGTGTTCGCGGGAGCCCTCGGCGCCGGGGTGGTGGACCCGGACGCGTCCGACGCGAGCACGGCGGGCCTGCGCGAGGTGGGCCGCATGGTCCGCGACGACGACCGCCTAGTGCCGGTGCTCCTCCCGCTGGGGGACGGCCTCCTGGCGGCCCTGAAGCCGGCTCTCTGA